The following are from one region of the Shinella sp. PSBB067 genome:
- the rplL gene encoding 50S ribosomal protein L7/L12, with amino-acid sequence MADLAKIVEDLSSLTVLEAAELSKLLEEKWGVSAAAPVAVAAAGGGAAPAAAEEEKTEFDVILVDAGANKINVIKEVRAITGLGLKEAKDLVEGAPKAVKEAVSKGEAADLKKKLEEAGAKVDVK; translated from the coding sequence ATGGCTGATCTCGCAAAGATCGTTGAAGACCTCTCCTCGCTGACCGTCCTGGAAGCTGCTGAGCTTTCCAAGCTTCTCGAAGAGAAGTGGGGCGTTTCGGCTGCAGCTCCCGTGGCTGTTGCTGCTGCTGGCGGCGGTGCTGCTCCGGCTGCTGCCGAAGAAGAAAAGACCGAATTCGACGTGATCCTCGTTGACGCTGGCGCCAACAAGATCAACGTCATCAAGGAAGTCCGCGCCATCACCGGCCTCGGCCTCAAGGAAGCCAAGGACCTGGTCGAAGGCGCTCCGAAGGCTGTCAAGGAAGCCGTCTCCAAGGGCGAAGCTGCCGACCTCAAGAAGAAGCTTGAGGAAGCCGGCGCCAAGGTCGACGTCAAGTAA
- the rplJ gene encoding 50S ribosomal protein L10, with translation MERAEKREFVTELNEVFKASGSVVVARYAGITVAQMNDLRTKMRAAGGTVKVAKNRLAKIALQGTESEGMSDLFQGQTLIAYANDPMIAPKVAMDFAKTNDKLVVLGGAMGATTLDAEAVKSLATLPSLDELRAKLLGLIAAPATRVATVVAAPASQLARVFAAYAKKDEAA, from the coding sequence GTGGAAAGAGCGGAAAAACGCGAATTCGTCACGGAGCTGAATGAAGTCTTCAAGGCTTCCGGTTCGGTTGTCGTGGCCCGCTATGCCGGCATCACCGTTGCACAGATGAACGATCTTCGTACGAAGATGCGTGCAGCTGGCGGTACCGTCAAAGTCGCGAAGAACCGCCTGGCCAAAATTGCCCTTCAGGGTACGGAGTCGGAAGGGATGTCTGATCTCTTCCAGGGTCAGACGCTCATTGCATACGCAAATGATCCGATGATCGCTCCGAAGGTAGCCATGGATTTCGCCAAGACCAACGACAAGCTCGTTGTCCTCGGCGGCGCCATGGGTGCGACCACGCTCGACGCAGAAGCAGTCAAGTCGCTTGCGACCCTGCCTTCGCTCGACGAGCTGCGTGCAAAGCTCCTGGGCCTCATTGCAGCCCCGGCAACGCGCGTCGCCACGGTCGTTGCAGCACCGGCAAGCCAGCTTGCCCGCGTGTTCGCAGCCTACGCCAAGAAGGACGAAGCCGCGTAA